In Persephonella sp. IF05-L8, the following are encoded in one genomic region:
- a CDS encoding alpha-ketoacid dehydrogenase subunit beta: MLYREALNKALDEMMAKDETVVILGEDVGFYGGNYRVTEGLYAKYGEKRAIDTPIAENSIVGNAIGMALGGLRPVAEIMTVNFILIAMDQIVNQMAKLRYMSGGKIELPMVVRTPQGVSKQLAAQHSQSLERFFTSVPGLITMVASDATAAYYGLKYAIELNDPVIFLEHELLYPMKMKIQERKDFNPFKADVVKEGKDITVVSYLKMLHDTLKAVPVIEKELGVSVEVINLHSLNPLDMQTIGQSIKKTRRFVIVTEEPKTGSYAAEVVSRITEEFFYQLDAPPLRICGEDTHTPYNRKLELLSIPTPDKIAKQIIYWGKENGI, encoded by the coding sequence ATGTTATACCGTGAAGCTTTAAATAAAGCACTTGATGAGATGATGGCAAAGGATGAAACAGTAGTTATTCTTGGTGAGGATGTTGGTTTTTATGGGGGAAACTACAGGGTTACAGAAGGCCTTTACGCAAAGTATGGAGAAAAAAGAGCAATAGATACCCCCATAGCAGAAAACTCTATAGTTGGAAATGCCATCGGAATGGCACTTGGCGGTTTAAGACCTGTTGCAGAAATAATGACTGTGAATTTTATACTGATAGCTATGGATCAGATTGTTAATCAGATGGCAAAACTCCGATATATGAGCGGTGGGAAGATAGAACTTCCTATGGTTGTGAGAACACCACAGGGGGTATCAAAACAGCTTGCAGCCCAGCACTCCCAGAGTTTAGAAAGATTTTTCACCTCTGTTCCAGGTCTTATTACAATGGTAGCTTCTGATGCTACAGCTGCCTATTATGGTCTGAAATATGCAATTGAACTTAATGACCCTGTTATATTCCTTGAGCATGAACTTTTATATCCTATGAAAATGAAGATACAGGAAAGAAAAGATTTTAATCCATTTAAAGCAGATGTTGTAAAAGAAGGAAAAGATATAACTGTTGTTTCCTATCTTAAAATGCTCCATGACACGCTAAAGGCTGTACCTGTTATAGAAAAAGAGCTTGGCGTTTCTGTTGAAGTAATTAATCTCCATTCACTAAATCCCCTTGATATGCAAACAATCGGACAATCTATCAAAAAAACCAGAAGGTTTGTTATTGTTACAGAGGAGCCTAAAACAGGTAGTTATGCTGCAGAAGTTGTATCACGGATAACAGAAGAATTTTTCTACCAGCTTGATGCTCCTCCATTACGTATCTGTGGAGAAGATACTCACACACCTTACAACAGAAAACTTGAACTATTATCAATTCCAACACCTGATAAGATTGCAAAACAAATTATTTACTGGGGAAAAGAAAATGGAATATAA